From Brassica oleracea var. oleracea cultivar TO1000 chromosome C3, BOL, whole genome shotgun sequence, a single genomic window includes:
- the LOC106330945 gene encoding cytochrome P450 79B1-like, whose translation MQRKQERQLTSILLFPLYILYTKRIEQFYLKLFGSLFSNMYLLTILQAFVTITLVMLLKKLITSRNKKKISLPPGPTGWPIIGMIPAMLKSRPVFRWLHSIMKQLNTEIACVKLGNTHVVTVTCPKIAREILKQQDALFASRPMTYAQNVLSNGYKTCVITPFGEQFKKMRKVVMTELVCPARHRWLHLKRAEENDHLTAWLYNMVKNSGSVDFRFVTRHYCGNAIKKLMFGTRTFSENAAPDGGPTAEDIEHMEAMFEALGFTFAFCISDYLPMLTGLDLNGHEKIMRDSSAIMDKYHDPIIDARIKMWREGKRTQIEDFLDIFISIKDEQGNPLLTADEIKPTIKELVMAAPDNPSNAVEWAMAEMVNKPEILRKAMEELDRVVGKERLVQESDIPKLNYVKAILREAFRLHPVAAFNLPHVALSDATVAGYHIPKGSQVLLSRYGLGRNPKVWADPLSFKPERHLNECSEVTLTENDLRFISFSTGKRGCAAPALGTALTTMMLARLLQGFTWKLPENETRVELMESSHDMFLCKPLVMVGELRLPEHLYPKVK comes from the exons ATGCAGAGAAAACAAGAAAGACAACTTACTTCGATTCTTCTTTTCCCTCTCTATATTCTCTACACAAAAAGAATTGAACAATTTTACCTCAAACTCTTCGGATCATTGTTCAGCAACATGTATCTCCTCACAATACTTCAAGCCTTTGTGACTATAACCCTAGTGATGCTTCTCAAAAAACTGATCACGAGTCGAAACAAAAAGAAAATTTCTCTCCCACCAGGTCCCACCGGATGGCCAATCATCGGAATGATTCCAGCGATGCTAAAGAGCCGTCCTGTTTTCCGGTGGCTCCACAGCATCATGAAGCAGCTAAACACTGAGATAGCATGCGTGAAACTAGGAAACACTCACGTGGTCACCGTCACGTGCCCTAAGATAGCACGTGAGATACTCAAGCAACAAGACGCTCTCTTCGCCTCAAGACCTATGACTTACGCACAGAACGTCCTCTCTAACGGATACAAAACCTGCGTGATCACTCCCTTCGGTGAACAGTTCAAGAAAATGAGGAAAGTCGTGATGACGGAACTCGTTTGTCCTGCGAGACACAGGTGGCTTCATTTAAAGAGAGCAGAAGAAAACGATCATTTAACCGCTTGGTTATACAACATGGTTAAGAACTCGGGCTCGGTCGATTTTCGGTTCGTAACGAGGCATTACTGCGGAAACGCTATCAAGAAGCTTATGTTCGGAACAAGAACGTTCTCTGAGAACGCCGCACCGGACGGTGGACCGACCGCAGAGGATATCGAGCATATGGAAGCTATGTTTGAAGCATTAGGGTTTACATTCGCTTTTTGCATCTCTGACTATCTACCTATGCTCACGGGACTTGATCTTAACGGTCACGAGAAGATCATGAGAGACTCGAGTGCTATTATGGACAAGTATCACGATCCAATCATTGATGCAAGGATCAAGATGTGGAGAGAAGGAAAGAGAACTCAAATCGAGGATTTTCTAGACATTTTCATTTCGATCAAAGATGAACAAGGAAACCCATTGCTTACAGCCGATGAAATTAAACCCACCATTAAG GAGCTTGTAATGGCGGCACCAGACAATCCATCAAACGCCGTCGAATGGGCCATGGCGGAGATGGTGAACAAACCGGAGATCCTCCGTAAAGCAATGGAAGAACTCGACAGAGTTGTCGGAAAAGAAAGACTTGTCCAAGAATCCGACATCCCAAAACTAAACTACGTCAAAGCTATCCTCCGTGAAGCTTTCCGTCTCCATCCCGTCGCCGCCTTTAACCTCCCACACGTGGCCCTTTCCGACGCAACCGTCGCCGGATATCACATCCCTAAAGGAAGTCAAGTCCTCCTTAGCCGTTATGGGCTGGGCCGTAACCCAAAAGTTTGGGCTGACCCGCTTAGCTTTAAACCAGAGAGACATCTAAACGAATGCTCGGAAGTTACTTTGACTGAGAATGATCTCCGGTTTATCTCGTTTAGTACCGGTAAAAGAGGTTGTGCTGCACCGGCTTTGGGTACGGCGTTGACGACGATGATGCTCGCGAGACTTCTTCAAGGTTTCACTTGGAAGCTACCGGAGAATGAGACACGTGTTGAGCTGATGGAGTCTAGTCATGATATGTTTCTGTGTAAGCCGTTGGTAATGGTCGGTGAGTTGAGGTTGCCTGAGCATCTTTATCCGAAGGTGAAGTGA